Part of the Candidatus Methylomirabilota bacterium genome is shown below.
AGAACCAGAATACCCCCGGGCTTCAGCTTCCGGTGGCATAACTTTACCAAATGGATGATCTGACCTGACTCCAGGTGCTCGATCACCTGGGCGGCGAAGATGCCCCCGAGGGATTCATCAGCCAGGGATTCAAGGTGCGAAAAGGCATCCATCCTAATTACGTCCAAACCCTTGTCCTGGCAGTGGAGCGCCATATCCAGATCAAGATCCACCCCTTTGGCTTTGATCCCAGCCTCCTGTAGAAGCTCCAAGAACTCTCCTCGCCCGCAGCCGATATCCAGCACGTCCCCTTTACCCAGGAAATACTCGATATAATTCCGCTGGCGCTCCTTTACGTCGGCCTCACTCCCTCGGAATCGGTCCTCAAAGGCGAAGTAGTCAAAATCGGGCTCGAGAGATAGGTCGGGCACTTTCTTCGCTTCGACTTGAGCCGTGGGTCCTTCCGCTATGCGAGAGGACATCAAGCCCTTCCCTACTGCCTGGTCATCCGTCAACAGATAGAGGATCCGTCGAAGCTTTCGCTCCGCGCCGGAGACTCGCTTCCGCACCACATCAAAGGCCTGAGCATGCCCTGTTGGGACTTCGTTCTGCAACCGCCGAATCTCCTGCGAGAGTATCCCCGGGACCTCTTCCCGAAGCTGCGCCTGCAGTTCCGCGATAGCTTGCAGTTCCTTCGCCTGCTGCTCCGCGATAGCTTGCAGTTCCTTCGCCTGCTGCTCGCTTAGCTCCTGGCGAAGCTGCACGTGCTGTCGGATGGTCTCAATCTCCTCCTCCAGATGCGCGGCAATCCTGGCGTTAGCCGCATTGTAGGCGACCTGCCGCGTAAAAATTGGGTTGAGGAGCTTCTGAAGGATTTTTTTTACGATGACGATAAAGGATCCCAGGAATTTCCGGTGAGAAGTGAAGTGTACGCGATAGACATCGTAGCCGGAGCGAAGGGCGGCAAGATCGGCCGCCATCTGGCCATCGGTCTGTAGGGGCGGGGTCCCATTCCCTGTTCCGTAGGGGCGGGGTCCCATTCCCTGTTCCGTAGGGGCGGGGTTTATCCCTGCCTGTTGAGCGGAAGGGCAAAAGCCCTCCTCTCCGGTTCGCTTCCTCCGGATATTCTCTCGAATCCGGTCCATGACCTGTTCTACGTCGATCTCTTGCAACTCGTCCATTTTATCTTCCTTCCAACTTGCCGCTCGTTGCAGGGGAGGGCGTCAAGCCCTCCCCTGCAACCCAGGCCGGATGGCCCACCGATGCGGGACCCGGAAGACCCCCACGTCCTGCACCTCCGAACTGACCGAGAACGGACACAAACGGCTGTGGTAATCGTAGGGAGCGCCGTCCTCGCGATGGACAGCCACATCCAGGCAATACCGCCCTGCGATCAAGTTGAGCGATTTCAGATAGACCTCTACCACACCTTCTCGACCAAGAGGGGGAATGGATATCTTCTCAGTTTGCGTGTTAGTCCCATAACACCACAGCCCATCCTCCCTGATGATGGCGAACCCAAAGACCGTCTCCTCCACCGCGTGATGCACCTGGTAGCGAATTTGCACCGTGGCGCCTTCGCCGCTCTGGTACAGGGACCGCTCCTGACCATGCTGGTCAAGAAGCCGAACGGAGACGATCTCGATCTCCCCGCTCCCCCACCGCCGCCCACCTCCCC
Proteins encoded:
- a CDS encoding methyltransferase domain-containing protein; the protein is MDELQEIDVEQVMDRIRENIRRKRTGEEGFCPSAQQAGINPAPTEQGMGPRPYGTGNGTPPLQTDGQMAADLAALRSGYDVYRVHFTSHRKFLGSFIVIVKKILQKLLNPIFTRQVAYNAANARIAAHLEEEIETIRQHVQLRQELSEQQAKELQAIAEQQAKELQAIAELQAQLREEVPGILSQEIRRLQNEVPTGHAQAFDVVRKRVSGAERKLRRILYLLTDDQAVGKGLMSSRIAEGPTAQVEAKKVPDLSLEPDFDYFAFEDRFRGSEADVKERQRNYIEYFLGKGDVLDIGCGRGEFLELLQEAGIKAKGVDLDLDMALHCQDKGLDVIRMDAFSHLESLADESLGGIFAAQVIEHLESGQIIHLVKLCHRKLKPGGILVLETLNPESLFVHFKWFWMDLTHIRLIHPEMLKFLFESVGFDETVSRFLVAPAGPLTIPPLEIRDYPHEALCRFNDATEYLNKLLYGSSDYAVIGKK